The genomic stretch CTGACTAATAAAATTTCAATTCAAATATTTACTTTTATTATAATTGTTATCTTGGGTTTAAGTTCAAGTTTTATTACTGCGATAATTGCTTCATTATTATTAACCGAAATTATGCATCATACACCGCTTGACAGAAATACAAAATTAAAAGTTATTGTATTAGCATGTTTTGCAATAGGATTTGGAGCAGCATTAACGCCAGTGGGTGAACCATTGGCGACTATTACTATTTCAAAGCTCAAAGCTGATTTTTTCTATTTAGCAAGGGCAATTGGATTTGAAATTATTATCACAATATTACTTATGGCATTTTTGGCAGCCTTAATTGTTAAAAAGGCAAATAAAGTAGATAAAGATGAATATATAGAAAATACAGAAGATATTAAAGATGTTTTTTTGAGGGCATTTAAGGTTTTTGTATTTGTGTTTGCACTTGAGCTTTTAGGAACAGCTTTCAAACCATTGATAGATTTGTACATTATAAAGTTGGATGCAAAAATTCTTTACTGGGTAAATATGATTTCTGCTATAGTGGACAACGCAACCTTGGCAGCAGCTGAAGTTTCTAAAGAAATGACGAATGAACAGGTGAGGGCGATTATTCTTGGAATGATTATAAGCGGAGGAATGTTAATACCTGGTAATATCCCAAACATAATATCAGCAGGGAAATTTAAAATAAAAAGCAAAGAGTGGGCGAAAATTGGAGTTCCAATGGGTTTGATTTTAATGGTCATTTATTTTATTATGGTGTTTATAGTTAAGGTGTAAGAATTTGAGTTTTTAGGATTTAAGATTAGAAAGGAAGATTTAGTTATGTATAACATTGATAAAATACTGGAAATTATTCCTCATAGATACCCTTTTTTGCTTGTGGACAGAATCATAGAAGTTGAAGAAGGAAAGAGAGCAAAGGGAATTAAAAACGTTACAATTAACGAACCGTTTTTTCAAGGACATTTTCCTTCAAATCCTGTGATGCCGGGTGTGTTGATTGTTGAGGCAATGGCCCAGGTTGGAGCTGTTGCAATGCTTTTAAAAGAAGAGTTTAAAGGGAAAACTCCGTTTTTTGCAGGTATTGACAAGGTTAGATTCAAAAAAGTTGTAAAGCCCGGTGATGTTCTTGTGATTGAGACAGAGCTAATATCTCTCAAAGGTTCGATTGGCAAGGCAAAAGCAGTAGCAATGGTTGACGGCGAGGTTGTATGTGAGGGTGAGCTGCTTTTTGCCATAAAATAAAAAGGTAACCAGCATGATTTAAGGCTGGTTACCTTTATCTTTTTATTATGTTTCAGAAGTTTTCTTTTCAAGATGAAGTTTTGCTTTTATTACCCTCACATCTTCTCCGAACAGATGCAAAAACATAAAATATTCCTGAAGCCTACCCATTATGAACTGAGAATAAACTGTAACAAGTCCGTCAAGGCTATAGTTTGTGGTTATGATCATTTTTTTGCCTGACAAAAATCTTTTGTCCAGCAAACTTTGAAAGACGCCATGACAAAATTCAGCGTTTTTCCCTTCATTTCCAAGGTCATCAATAATCAAAAGGTCTACCTCTTCAAGGCTTTTGTATTCTTCGTCACTTACCTCTTCATAGAGACGAAGCATTTTTGAATATTTATCTTTTAATATCTCAAAGAAAGAAATACTATCTAAAAATATTACTGTTTTACCTTTGTCAATTACCTCTTTTGCAATACAGTGAGCGAGAAAAGTCTTACCAAGGCCTGTTGGACCATAAAACAACAGATTCTTCTGGTTTGGTTTATCAAAATTTTCTACAAACTCCTTCACCTTTTCAATTATCTTGACCATATTCTTGTAAGGTGACAATCCTTCTTTCAAATCAACTTCTTTTGAGTAATAGTCCAAGTTAAATTTGCTAAAGTTATGGTCTTTTAAGATTTCCTTTAGCTTACTTTGTTCATACAGAAGTTCAATGAAAAGCTGAGTTCTGCATTTGCAAACTTCAACTCTGTCTTCTAAAACTACAAAACCTGTGTCCTGACAAGTTTTACATAAATAGTCTGGCTCTAAATAGTCGCTCGGGTATCCCATCTCAATTAAAAGTTTTGTCCTTTTTGAAATAAGCGTATCTAAAATTTTGGAGTATTTAGCTATTTGCTCTTTATTTTGCATAAGCGACGCTTTTGACAGCTTCAAGCCAGCTAATTTTATCTTGTCACATATATCGGCAAACTCTTTTGATTTTGTATAAAGTTCGCTCATTTTTCTTTCTTTTGAAAGCTCAGCATTGTAGCGTCTTTGCTTGTATATTCTATCTATTGTCTCCAATATCTCTTTTTTATTGGTCATCATCTGCATTACCTCTCAAAGCTTTTTTGTAAAGTTCTTCTAACGCAGTGTATGTAGATGGATCTCTTTCTTCACGTAGGCTTTTCTTATTTGAGGACTGTTTTTTGCTCTTTTCTTTCTTTTGAGCATTTTCAAGTTCAAACTTTTTGATTGATTCTAAATCTTTCAGACCTGCCTCATACCACCTTTTTATTATACCATTTACATAGCTTACTGTAGGATTGTTTACATTTTTCACAAGACTCAAAGCATACATAATAACATCTTCTGGCACTTTCCAGTCGTTTATCCATACATTCATAATTTCATCTTCCACCTTGGTCGGAGCTCTGTTGTATATTCCAAGGTACTGAAGAACAAGCCTTTTTATTCTGCTTGTATCTTCTTGTGACCTTATATATTCTTCAGCCTTTTCAATGCTATCAATGTTAAGTTCTTTCCATTTGATTGCCATTTGCTCAAGAAATTTCAGATTTTTGTTGTTCTTATTTATTGTAACATAGTTTATTAAAAGGTATATGACCTCAATAGGCAGTTTTAGCCAGTCATAAATTTCAAGCAAAACATCAATATCACTTTTGTTAAATGTCCTGCAGTACTGTTTTTGAGCAAATTCAAGGAGATTTCTAAACTTTTCGTCTGTCTCAAAAAATCTGGACAAATCCTCTGTTGTGTAAACTGGAGGTGAAATAGAGTTTTCGACCTTTTCATGTGCAAACATATCATCCAAAAAGTCAATAGAGAGATTTCCGTCAACGTCTTTAGAAAGCCTAATTAAGTTTCTCTGTGCCCAAAATTCAAGTGCTTTTACAACATCACTCTCAAGAAGATTTAGTTCCTTTGCAATCCTATCTATTTCAACTGCTTCAATTTTGTTCTGAAAAAGATATTTAAGGTATATGTATACTTTCACAAATTCACCGTCTGAAAAAGGCATGTGATTTTTAATAAAATCAAAGCCTATTAAAACAAAGTTTTGCTGTTTAGGCATAATAAATAGCATTCCCATATATAAAATTGCCCCCTTTTTGTGATACAATAATTTTATCACAAAACTTTATTTATTTTTATACCAGCAAAATGCAATTATTGTATATGGAGGAATTGGTTATGAAGTTTAAGGTTGTTCTTTTGTCCCACACACCGGAGCCTGAAAAGGTTGTTGCAACTGCTGCAAAACTTTGTTATTCTAATACAACCATTGAAAACATCTTCGAAAGATTAGATGATGAAACAGTTAAAAACTTTCTGAATTTTTTGGTAGAGGTGGGGCATCAGTCACCTTTAGAACATGTAAGCTTTACATTTGGGATAGAAGGAGTTTCAAGGAGCTTTACACACCAGCTTGTCCGTCACAGGATTGCTTCATATTCACAGCAGTCTCAGCGGTATGTCAAGATGGATGGATTTGATTATGTTATTCCGCCAAGCATAGAAGAAGATGAAGAGCTTAAAAATATTTTTATAGATACTATGAATCAGATTGCCCAGGCTTATGCTGTTTTGTCCGAAAAACTCAAAAGAAAGCACACTGAAAAATTTAAGATATATGGGATTTCAGAGAAAGAGGCTTTAAAGAAAGCAGAGAAAATGGCAATTGAGGACGCAAGATATGTTCTTCCGAATGCCTGTGAAACAAAGATTATCATGACAATGAACGCAAGAGAGCTTTTACATTTTTTTAGTGAAAGGTGCTGCAACAGAGCTCAGTGGGAGATAAGGGCAGTTGCTGACAAGATTTTAGAGCTTGTCAAAAACGTTGCGCCAAACATATTCAAATTTGCAGGACCTAAATGCATAAAACTTGGCTATTGCCCGGAGGGGAAGTTCTCTTGTGGAGAGTTTGAAAAAGTGAGAGAAAAATATCTTGGGAAAATGAGGGAGGAACATGAGAACTATTGAAGGCAAAAATCCTGTGAAAGAGGCGCTCAAAAGCGGTGCTAAAATAACAGAGGTGTATATTTCAACTTCAGCAAAAGATAAAGAAACTGCTAAGATTATAGACCTTTGCAGACAAAGTGGGGTTGTGGTAAAATTTGTTGATAAAAGCAAAATAGATAAAATGGCGCAGACAAAAAATCCACAAGGCGTCATTGCCATTGCACACGAGTTTGAATATTGCGACATAGATGACATCTTATTTGAAGCAAAGAAGAGTGGTGAGGAGCCTTTTTTAGTTTTACTTGATGGTATAACCGACCCACAGAACTTTGGGTCTATCATAAGGTCTGCGCATTTGTGTGGTGTACATGGAATTGTAATTGAAACAAGAAATTCATGTCCTGTAACACCAGCTGTTGAAAAGGCTTCTGCAGGTGCTGTTGAGTATATGAAGATTGCACGGGTTGTTAACCTAAGAAGGACTATTGAAGAGCTGAAAGAGAAGGGTATATGGGTGTTTGCCGCAGATGCAAATGGTTCAAAACCTGTTTATGAGTGTGATTTTACTATTCCAACATGTGTTGTGATAGGTTCTGAAGGAAAGGGCATTTCCAGACTTGTAAAAGAAGGTGCTGACTTTTTGATAAAAATCCCACAAAAAGGATATGTCAATTCGTTTAATGCGTCTGTTGCGGCCGGTATCATATTTTTTGAGGTTTTGAAACAAAGACTTAAAGAAGGAGAAATCAAAGGTGCACTTGATGGTTGATGGATACAACTTTATAAACGCATGGGATTACTTAAGGAAAATTGCTGAAGATGATTTGGACAGCGCACGAAAAAAGTTAATCGACATTTTGGCAGATTTTTCTGGTTACAAAGGGTATAAAATTACAATTGTGTTTGATTCGCACTTGGTTAAAGGGGCTATGCGTAAAAAAGAAACCTTTAGCAATGTGGAAATAGTATTTACAAAAGAGGGAGAAACAGCTGACAACTACATAGAACAGTATGTTTACAAGAATAGCAAAAACGAAAAGATTGGGGTTGTAACCTCAGACTATTTAGAACAGCTCATAATCCTTGGAGATGGTGCTTTGAGAATACCTCCAAGAGAACTTATATACGAGATTGAACATTACAGAAAAGAAATTGAGAAAAAGGAAAAAGAGAAGATGCATAAAAGTAGCAAGTTAGAAGATACTTTAGAGGACGATATTATTCGCAAACTTGAGAAATTCAAAAAAAACCTGAAATGAGCTTGAAAGAAGCTTTAGCAATAATATATAATTATTGTGATAGGTTTTTCTTTGAATTCTTAACAAGGCTTAAAAACTTAAGGAGGCATATTGCCTTGACATTACAAAAATGGCTTTTGAATTTTAAAGAATGTTCAGATGAAGAATTGGTTAAATATTCAAGAGAAGGAGTGAAAGAAGCTCTTGAGGAGCTTCTTTCAAGGTATCAAAACTTTGTGAAGGCAAAGTGCAGAATGTACTTTTTGATTGGAGCTGATAAGGAGGATATTTATCAAGAGGGCATGATAGGTCTATTTAAAGCTGTGCGTGATTTTGATGAAACAAAATATCCTTCATTTAGATTGTTTGCAGAGATGTGCATAACACGTCAGATGATAACTGCAATCAAAACTGCCAGCAGGCAAAAACATATTCCTCTTAACACCTACATATCACTTAACAAGCCCGTGTACGAAGAAAATGACGAAAGGACGCTTATTGATACGTTAGCGGACGCGTTCATTTCTGACCCGGAAGAGGTTATGATTACAAAGGAGGAACTTGAAAACGCTATAAATGTTATTACTGAATGTCTTTCTCCTTTTGAGTTCAAGGTTTTAAGCCTTTACCTTGAAGGAAGGAGTTATCAAGAGATTGCTGATATGATTCACAAAGATGTAAAGTCAATTGACAATGCTCTTCAGCGTGTTAAGAAGAAGATTGAAAAGTATTTGGCTCCAGCTGATAAATGAACAACTTAGGATGGCCGGCAGTTTATTTTTTGCCCGGTCATCTTTTTTTGTTTATTGTAAAAATTTCAAACTATATTATAATATATTTGTCTAATTTTTTTGAAGGAGGGCAAAAGAATGAAAAAAATCTCATTTGGGACAGATGGTTGGAGAGGAATTATAGCAGATGATTTTACTTTTGAGAATGTAAGAATTGTGGCTCAGGCGATATCTGAATATGTTTTAGAAACCTACGAAAACCCGACAATAATAATTGGATATGACTATAGATTTCACTCAGAAAATTTTGCAAAGGTATGTGCCGAGGTTCTAAGTAGCAATGCAATACATGTTCTTCTTTCAAAACAGCCAATTCCAACACCGGCATTAGCACATGCTGTTGTAAAAAAAGGTGTAAGCGGAGCGATAATGATAACAGCAAGTCACAACCCATATTGCTACAACGGAATAAAGTTTATTCCACACTATGGAGGTCCTGCCAACACACAGATTACAGATAAGATAGTAAAAAATGTGGAAAGAATACAGAAAGAAGGACTTGGTAGTTTAAATCCTGATGAGAAGCTTATTGAGTACTTTGACCACAAGGAAGAGTATATAAATGATGTTTTGAACTTGATAGACAAAAAGGCATTTGAAGGGAAAACTTTAAAAATTCTTGTAAATCCTATGCATGGCTGTGGAATAGGATATATTGATGAAGCGCTCAAGAGACTTGGATGTGAGGTAAAGATAATTAATAACTGGCGCGACCCACTTTTTGGCGGTCATTTGCCAGAACCAAATTTGGAAAACATGAAAGACCTTTTAGAGGTGATAAAGAGCGAAAAATTTGACTTAGGTCTTGCAACAGATGGGGATGCAGACAGGTTTGGCGTTGTAAATCCAGATGGAGAGTACATTTCAGCAAATGAGGTAATCTTTATGCTTGCAGACTATTTGATAAAAACCCGCGGGAAAGCATCGTCAATTGCAAGGACAGTTGCAACAACTTCTATGCTCGACAAAATTGCAGAGAAGCACAATATGCGTTGCATTGAAACACCTGTTGGGTTTAAATATATTGCAGAGTGTTTGATGAAAGAAGATAGCCTAATCGGTGGAGAGGAATCTGGAGGGCTTTCCATAAAAGGGCATGTGCCTGAAAAGGATGGGATTTTGGCTGACCTTTTGGTTGCAGAGGCAGTTGCAAAGTTTCAAAAATCTCCAAAAGAAATTTTAAGGAGCATTGAATCTGAGTATGGGAAGCTTTATAATAAAAGAATTGATGTGAGAACAACTTCTCAGAAGAAAGAAGAGGCTTTGGAAAGAATAAAAAATTTCGGCAAAAGTGAAGTTGCAGGGCTCAAATGTATTGAATACAGAACAAGAGATGGATTGAAGGTTATACTTGAAGATATGTCGTGGTTTTTGGTAAGACCTTCTGGGACAGAAGACCTTATAAGAATTTATGGTGAAAGCCCAGATGAGCAGAGATTAGAAGAAATTTTGTTTGATGTGAAAGGTTATCTTGGACTGTAGGAAATGCAACTTGAAATGTAATAAAATTGTCTGCTTGATGAATATATAAATTTACAAAAAGCATATTTTTGGAGGTAATTCTGATAATGACTAAGTTAAAAGTTGCTGTTTTGTTTGGAGGAGTTTCAACAGAACACGAAATATCCATAGTTTCGGC from Caldicellulosiruptor kronotskyensis 2002 encodes the following:
- a CDS encoding ATP-binding protein codes for the protein MMTNKKEILETIDRIYKQRRYNAELSKERKMSELYTKSKEFADICDKIKLAGLKLSKASLMQNKEQIAKYSKILDTLISKRTKLLIEMGYPSDYLEPDYLCKTCQDTGFVVLEDRVEVCKCRTQLFIELLYEQSKLKEILKDHNFSKFNLDYYSKEVDLKEGLSPYKNMVKIIEKVKEFVENFDKPNQKNLLFYGPTGLGKTFLAHCIAKEVIDKGKTVIFLDSISFFEILKDKYSKMLRLYEEVSDEEYKSLEEVDLLIIDDLGNEGKNAEFCHGVFQSLLDKRFLSGKKMIITTNYSLDGLVTVYSQFIMGRLQEYFMFLHLFGEDVRVIKAKLHLEKKTSET
- the rlmB gene encoding 23S rRNA (guanosine(2251)-2'-O)-methyltransferase RlmB, which translates into the protein MRTIEGKNPVKEALKSGAKITEVYISTSAKDKETAKIIDLCRQSGVVVKFVDKSKIDKMAQTKNPQGVIAIAHEFEYCDIDDILFEAKKSGEEPFLVLLDGITDPQNFGSIIRSAHLCGVHGIVIETRNSCPVTPAVEKASAGAVEYMKIARVVNLRRTIEELKEKGIWVFAADANGSKPVYECDFTIPTCVVIGSEGKGISRLVKEGADFLIKIPQKGYVNSFNASVAAGIIFFEVLKQRLKEGEIKGALDG
- a CDS encoding NYN domain-containing protein, with amino-acid sequence MHLMVDGYNFINAWDYLRKIAEDDLDSARKKLIDILADFSGYKGYKITIVFDSHLVKGAMRKKETFSNVEIVFTKEGETADNYIEQYVYKNSKNEKIGVVTSDYLEQLIILGDGALRIPPRELIYEIEHYRKEIEKKEKEKMHKSSKLEDTLEDDIIRKLEKFKKNLK
- a CDS encoding DUF1646 family protein, encoding MIAGLIILLLVILFIPFLVKAVEHNLEYFLFVMGIIGVIISKQMNLKLFEHILQNKLLYYITFAVLIAGMLFFFFRNKINRLIEVLTNKISIQIFTFIIIVILGLSSSFITAIIASLLLTEIMHHTPLDRNTKLKVIVLACFAIGFGAALTPVGEPLATITISKLKADFFYLARAIGFEIIITILLMAFLAALIVKKANKVDKDEYIENTEDIKDVFLRAFKVFVFVFALELLGTAFKPLIDLYIIKLDAKILYWVNMISAIVDNATLAAAEVSKEMTNEQVRAIILGMIISGGMLIPGNIPNIISAGKFKIKSKEWAKIGVPMGLILMVIYFIMVFIVKV
- the fabZ gene encoding 3-hydroxyacyl-ACP dehydratase FabZ, whose product is MYNIDKILEIIPHRYPFLLVDRIIEVEEGKRAKGIKNVTINEPFFQGHFPSNPVMPGVLIVEAMAQVGAVAMLLKEEFKGKTPFFAGIDKVRFKKVVKPGDVLVIETELISLKGSIGKAKAVAMVDGEVVCEGELLFAIK
- a CDS encoding RNA polymerase sporulation sigma factor SigH, whose protein sequence is MTLQKWLLNFKECSDEELVKYSREGVKEALEELLSRYQNFVKAKCRMYFLIGADKEDIYQEGMIGLFKAVRDFDETKYPSFRLFAEMCITRQMITAIKTASRQKHIPLNTYISLNKPVYEENDERTLIDTLADAFISDPEEVMITKEELENAINVITECLSPFEFKVLSLYLEGRSYQEIADMIHKDVKSIDNALQRVKKKIEKYLAPADK
- a CDS encoding phosphoglucomutase/phosphomannomutase family protein — translated: MKKISFGTDGWRGIIADDFTFENVRIVAQAISEYVLETYENPTIIIGYDYRFHSENFAKVCAEVLSSNAIHVLLSKQPIPTPALAHAVVKKGVSGAIMITASHNPYCYNGIKFIPHYGGPANTQITDKIVKNVERIQKEGLGSLNPDEKLIEYFDHKEEYINDVLNLIDKKAFEGKTLKILVNPMHGCGIGYIDEALKRLGCEVKIINNWRDPLFGGHLPEPNLENMKDLLEVIKSEKFDLGLATDGDADRFGVVNPDGEYISANEVIFMLADYLIKTRGKASSIARTVATTSMLDKIAEKHNMRCIETPVGFKYIAECLMKEDSLIGGEESGGLSIKGHVPEKDGILADLLVAEAVAKFQKSPKEILRSIESEYGKLYNKRIDVRTTSQKKEEALERIKNFGKSEVAGLKCIEYRTRDGLKVILEDMSWFLVRPSGTEDLIRIYGESPDEQRLEEILFDVKGYLGL
- a CDS encoding DnaD domain-containing protein — encoded protein: MGMLFIMPKQQNFVLIGFDFIKNHMPFSDGEFVKVYIYLKYLFQNKIEAVEIDRIAKELNLLESDVVKALEFWAQRNLIRLSKDVDGNLSIDFLDDMFAHEKVENSISPPVYTTEDLSRFFETDEKFRNLLEFAQKQYCRTFNKSDIDVLLEIYDWLKLPIEVIYLLINYVTINKNNKNLKFLEQMAIKWKELNIDSIEKAEEYIRSQEDTSRIKRLVLQYLGIYNRAPTKVEDEIMNVWINDWKVPEDVIMYALSLVKNVNNPTVSYVNGIIKRWYEAGLKDLESIKKFELENAQKKEKSKKQSSNKKSLREERDPSTYTALEELYKKALRGNADDDQ
- the thyX gene encoding FAD-dependent thymidylate synthase, with the translated sequence MKFKVVLLSHTPEPEKVVATAAKLCYSNTTIENIFERLDDETVKNFLNFLVEVGHQSPLEHVSFTFGIEGVSRSFTHQLVRHRIASYSQQSQRYVKMDGFDYVIPPSIEEDEELKNIFIDTMNQIAQAYAVLSEKLKRKHTEKFKIYGISEKEALKKAEKMAIEDARYVLPNACETKIIMTMNARELLHFFSERCCNRAQWEIRAVADKILELVKNVAPNIFKFAGPKCIKLGYCPEGKFSCGEFEKVREKYLGKMREEHENY